A part of Podarcis muralis chromosome 15, rPodMur119.hap1.1, whole genome shotgun sequence genomic DNA contains:
- the LOC114585431 gene encoding putative methyltransferase DDB_G0268948 isoform X1 — translation MATRLFEERAHAAIYQKYRFSPHENLQGVIFSYLEEKENLQGVIFSYLEEKRVSPGQLAVDVGCGSGQSTPMLAKHFEKVVGTDISEGQIEEARRSPQPPNVSYLVCPAEDLPFEDGSVDLVTAFAAVHWFDGPRFLREVDRVLKPSGCVVFSSYNWDMQLCYKDCTDELTEIFREVVDQLFTFRNKKLKSLENDYQEIFDSLPFPEKKRMMDIFDKITLSVADVIGYIQSLSQYRLYLEAQPEEAKSLLQNTERRILETMGVSSRDTQLELRTKHICILGCKSS, via the exons ATGGCCACTCGTCTGTTTGAGGAGAGGGCTCATGCTGCTATTTATCAAAAATACAGGTTTTCCCCACATGAGAACCTACAGGGCGTGATCTTCTCGTACCTGGAAGAAAAG GAGAACTTACAGGGCGTGATCTTCTCGTACCTGGAAGAAAAG AGAGTGAGCCCTGGGCAGCTGGCAGTGGACGTGGGTTGTGGCTCGGGCCAAAGCACTCCGATGCTGGCAAAACATTTTGAGAAGGTGGTCGGGACAGACATCAGTGAAGGTCAGATCGAGGAGGCCAGGAGATCTCCACAACCGCCCAATGTCTCTTATCT GGTGTGCCCTGCCGAAGACCTCCCTTTCGAAGACGGCTCTGTGGACCTGGTCACGGCGTTTGCGGCCGTCCACTGGTTTGACGGGCCTCGCTTTCTGAGGGAAGTGGACCGAGTCCTCAAGCCATCAGGCTGTGTGGTCTTCAGCTCCTACAACTGGGACATGCAGTTGTGTTACAAAGATTGTACAGACGAGTTAACAGAGATCTTCAGAGAG gtgGTAGACCAGCTTTTCACCTTTAGAAATAAAAAGCTCAAATCACTTGAGAATGATTACCAAGAAATCTTTGATTCTTTGCCATTTCCGGAGAAGAAGAG gaTGATGGATATTTTCGATAAAATTACCCTGAGTGTTGCTGACGTAATAGGATATATCCAGTCACTCTCGCAGTACCGACTTTATCTGGAAGCCCAGCCTGAGGAGGCGAAATCACTTCTCCAAAACACAGAGCGAAG GATTCTGGAGACGATGGGCGTTTCTTCTCGGGATACCCAGCTGGAGTTGCGCACGAAGCACATTTGCATCTTGGGCTGCAAGAGCTCCTGA
- the LOC114585431 gene encoding putative methyltransferase DDB_G0268948 isoform X3 translates to MATRLFEERAHAAIYQKYRFSPHENLQGVIFSYLEEKRVSPGQLAVDVGCGSGQSTPMLAKHFEKVVGTDISEGQIEEARRSPQPPNVSYLVCPAEDLPFEDGSVDLVTAFAAVHWFDGPRFLREVDRVLKPSGCVVFSSYNWDMQLCYKDCTDELTEIFREVVDQLFTFRNKKLKSLENDYQEIFDSLPFPEKKRMMDIFDKITLSVADVIGYIQSLSQYRLYLEAQPEEAKSLLQNTERRILETMGVSSRDTQLELRTKHICILGCKSS, encoded by the exons ATGGCCACTCGTCTGTTTGAGGAGAGGGCTCATGCTGCTATTTATCAAAAATACAGGTTTTCCCCACATGAGAACCTACAGGGCGTGATCTTCTCGTACCTGGAAGAAAAG AGAGTGAGCCCTGGGCAGCTGGCAGTGGACGTGGGTTGTGGCTCGGGCCAAAGCACTCCGATGCTGGCAAAACATTTTGAGAAGGTGGTCGGGACAGACATCAGTGAAGGTCAGATCGAGGAGGCCAGGAGATCTCCACAACCGCCCAATGTCTCTTATCT GGTGTGCCCTGCCGAAGACCTCCCTTTCGAAGACGGCTCTGTGGACCTGGTCACGGCGTTTGCGGCCGTCCACTGGTTTGACGGGCCTCGCTTTCTGAGGGAAGTGGACCGAGTCCTCAAGCCATCAGGCTGTGTGGTCTTCAGCTCCTACAACTGGGACATGCAGTTGTGTTACAAAGATTGTACAGACGAGTTAACAGAGATCTTCAGAGAG gtgGTAGACCAGCTTTTCACCTTTAGAAATAAAAAGCTCAAATCACTTGAGAATGATTACCAAGAAATCTTTGATTCTTTGCCATTTCCGGAGAAGAAGAG gaTGATGGATATTTTCGATAAAATTACCCTGAGTGTTGCTGACGTAATAGGATATATCCAGTCACTCTCGCAGTACCGACTTTATCTGGAAGCCCAGCCTGAGGAGGCGAAATCACTTCTCCAAAACACAGAGCGAAG GATTCTGGAGACGATGGGCGTTTCTTCTCGGGATACCCAGCTGGAGTTGCGCACGAAGCACATTTGCATCTTGGGCTGCAAGAGCTCCTGA
- the LOC114585431 gene encoding putative methyltransferase DDB_G0268948 isoform X2 — protein MATRLFEERAHAAIYQKYRFSPQENLQGVIFSYLEEKRVSPGQLAVDVGCGSGQSTPMLAKHFEKVVGTDISEGQIEEARRSPQPPNVSYLVCPAEDLPFEDGSVDLVTAFAAVHWFDGPRFLREVDRVLKPSGCVVFSSYNWDMQLCYKDCTDELTEIFREVVDQLFTFRNKKLKSLENDYQEIFDSLPFPEKKRMMDIFDKITLSVADVIGYIQSLSQYRLYLEAQPEEAKSLLQNTERRILETMGVSSRDTQLELRTKHICILGCKSS, from the exons ATGGCCACTCGTCTGTTTGAGGAGAGGGCTCACGCTGCTATTTATCAAAAATATAGGTTTTCCCCGCAGGAGAACTTACAGGGCGTGATCTTCTCGTACCTGGAAGAAAAG AGAGTGAGCCCTGGGCAGCTGGCAGTGGACGTGGGTTGTGGCTCGGGCCAAAGCACTCCGATGCTGGCAAAACATTTTGAGAAGGTGGTCGGGACAGACATCAGTGAAGGTCAGATCGAGGAGGCCAGGAGATCTCCACAACCGCCCAATGTCTCTTATCT GGTGTGCCCTGCCGAAGACCTCCCTTTCGAAGACGGCTCTGTGGACCTGGTCACGGCGTTTGCGGCCGTCCACTGGTTTGACGGGCCTCGCTTTCTGAGGGAAGTGGACCGAGTCCTCAAGCCATCAGGCTGTGTGGTCTTCAGCTCCTACAACTGGGACATGCAGTTGTGTTACAAAGATTGTACAGACGAGTTAACAGAGATCTTCAGAGAG gtgGTAGACCAGCTTTTCACCTTTAGAAATAAAAAGCTCAAATCACTTGAGAATGATTACCAAGAAATCTTTGATTCTTTGCCATTTCCGGAGAAGAAGAG gaTGATGGATATTTTCGATAAAATTACCCTGAGTGTTGCTGACGTAATAGGATATATCCAGTCACTCTCGCAGTACCGACTTTATCTGGAAGCCCAGCCTGAGGAGGCGAAATCACTTCTCCAAAACACAGAGCGAAG GATTCTGGAGACGATGGGCGTTTCTTCTCGGGATACCCAGCTGGAGTTGCGCACGAAGCACATTTGCATCTTGGGCTGCAAGAGCTCCTGA